A stretch of the Tardiphaga sp. 709 genome encodes the following:
- a CDS encoding TRAP transporter large permease, giving the protein MITFAAFTVIMLVGVPIGLCLCLAGFVYIMASGNPVLFQSYPLQLFGGVDSYGLIAIPLFILIGEIMNGGGITKRIVDMAMAFVGSLKGGLAYVNILANMFISSILGSATAQVAIMAQIMVPEMEKKGYDKTFAAGLTAYGGMLGPIIPPSVMFVVYSVLAQVSVSDMLIAGIIPGVILTVMFCVVIALMGYVYNYPRADYQTPKQRVMTILRTSPTLLIPIVIVGSILGGLANATESAAVGAVAAAVVGKYWTKEFEWSQLPQMMLRSGIYSAIVLFLVAAAAVFSWVLIFGKVPQETAAWIQTVAKDPISFMLICNVILLVIGTVIDGVPGLIMTVPILLPVATEIYHIDPRHFGVVVVINLVLGLLSPPVGLCFFVAAAVTGAKPGKMFMVTLPFFFISCILLVLLSLYPYLSLALIK; this is encoded by the coding sequence ATGATCACCTTCGCCGCATTCACGGTGATCATGCTGGTCGGCGTGCCGATCGGTCTTTGCCTTTGCCTCGCCGGCTTCGTCTACATCATGGCGTCCGGCAATCCGGTGCTGTTCCAGTCCTATCCGCTGCAACTGTTCGGCGGCGTCGACAGCTACGGTCTGATCGCGATCCCGCTGTTTATCCTGATCGGCGAGATTATGAATGGCGGCGGCATCACCAAGCGCATCGTCGACATGGCGATGGCCTTTGTCGGCTCACTGAAGGGCGGACTGGCTTACGTCAACATTCTCGCCAATATGTTCATCTCCTCCATTCTCGGCTCGGCGACCGCACAGGTCGCGATCATGGCGCAGATCATGGTCCCGGAAATGGAAAAGAAAGGCTACGACAAGACCTTCGCTGCCGGTCTCACCGCCTACGGCGGCATGCTCGGCCCGATCATTCCGCCGTCGGTAATGTTCGTGGTCTACAGCGTGCTGGCGCAGGTGTCGGTCAGCGACATGTTGATCGCGGGCATCATTCCCGGTGTCATCCTCACAGTGATGTTCTGTGTCGTCATCGCGCTGATGGGCTACGTCTACAACTATCCGCGTGCGGACTATCAGACGCCGAAACAGCGTGTGATGACCATCCTGCGCACCTCGCCGACACTTTTGATTCCCATCGTCATCGTCGGCTCCATCCTTGGCGGCCTTGCGAATGCGACAGAATCGGCTGCGGTCGGCGCAGTCGCTGCTGCTGTTGTTGGCAAATACTGGACCAAGGAATTCGAGTGGTCGCAGCTACCGCAGATGATGCTGCGCTCCGGTATCTATTCGGCGATCGTGCTGTTTCTTGTGGCCGCGGCCGCCGTGTTTTCCTGGGTCTTGATCTTCGGCAAGGTGCCGCAGGAGACCGCCGCCTGGATCCAGACTGTTGCCAAGGATCCGATCAGCTTCATGCTGATCTGCAATGTCATCCTGCTGGTCATCGGCACGGTGATCGACGGCGTGCCCGGCCTGATCATGACCGTGCCGATCCTGCTGCCGGTGGCGACCGAGATCTACCACATCGACCCGCGTCACTTCGGCGTGGTCGTCGTGATCAATCTCGTGCTCGGATTGCTGTCGCCGCCGGTCGGACTCTGTTTCTTCGTCGCCGCCGCCGTCACAGGCGCCAAGCCCGGCAAGATGTTCATGGTGACGCTGCCGTTCTTCTTCATCTCCTGCATCCTGTTGGTGCTGCTCTCCCTCTATCCGTATCTGTCTCTCGCCCTCATCAAGTAA